The sequence below is a genomic window from Burkholderia contaminans.
CAGGACAGCTTCATCGGGGATTCTCCGGAAGGGCGGCAACGCGCCGCGAACAGGCAGGGTGACCGGTTAATGTAACGAAGCATCGGCGATCCGCGAACGAAGAAATCCGCGATTGAACATGCACGCTGCTGCTAAGCGCGGACGCCGGGCAACTTAATGACGCGGGCCGATTAATTTATCGGTTTATATCGCTTGGGATAACCGGAACGGGAGAACAGAATGCGTGCTGCCGGAACGTGATGGCGTGGCGTGTCGAGCGGTGCCTGGCTGCACACGGCCTCTGTCGATCGCGAAGCAATACGTGCGACTTCCGGCTCCATGCGGACCTCGCCGGTCATTCGGCGAAAAACTAAGGAATGCGATGAGTTCGATCGATCTGAACGCCGTCACCCCGGTTTCCTCACCCATTCGTTCGGCCAGCGACGTCGCGCGACTCATCAACACGGTGGACAGCTCGGTCAGCCATGCCCGAATGATCGTGCTGCTGGCGCTCGGCGGCGTGTTTCTCGATGCGTACGACCTGACGACGCTGTCCTACGGGATCGACGACGTGGCGCGCGAGTTCGGCCTGACACCGGCGCTGACCGGGCTGGTCGGGTCGGCGATCATGATCGGCACGATCTTCGGCAGCCTGATCGGCGGATGGCTGACCGACAAGATCGGCCGCTATCAGGTGTTCATGGCCGACATGCTGTTTTTCGTGGTCGCGGCGATCGCGGCCGGGCTCGCGCCGAACGTCTGGGTGCTGATCGGCGCGCGCTTCGTGATGGGACTCGGTGTCGGCATCGACCTGCCCGTCGCGATGGCGTTTCTTGCGGAATTCTCGAAGTTCAACGGGCGCGGCAACAAGGCATCGCGGCTCGCGGCGTGGTGCCCGATGTGGTACGTGGCGTCGTCGGCCTGCTTCCTGCTGATCTTCGGGCTGTATTTCCTGCTGCCCGCCGAGCATGCGGGATGGCTGTGGCGCGCGTCGCTGATCTTCGGCGCGGTGCCGGCCCTCGTCATCATCCTGTTCCGGAACCGGTTCATGAACGAATCGCCGCTGTGGGCCGCGAACCAGGGTGACCTGGCCAACGCCGCGCGGATTCTGCGCGAGTCGTACGGGATTCATGCACACGAAGCGGAGGACGCCCGACGCGCGCCGAGCCAGCCGCCCGTGCGCATTCGCGTGCTGTTCCAGCGCCCGTACCAGGGGCGCACGATCGTCGCCAGCGTGATGAACCTGTGCATTCCGTTCGAATACACGGCGATCGCGTTCTTCCTGCCGTCGATCCTGTCGCAGTTTCTCGGCGCGGGCGTGTTCGAAACGATCGCGGCGTCGCTGGCGCTGAACGTGCTGTTTGCGTTCACCGGTGGCTTGCTGGGCATGCGTCTCGCCCATCGCCATGCGTCGCGGCATGTCGCGATCGCCGGGTTCGCGCTGCAGTTCGTCGCGCTCGTGGCGCTCGCGCTGGCAGGGCATCCGCATGGCGCACTCGCGATCGGCTTCGTGCTGCTGATGCTCGGCACCTGGCTGTTCGCCGAAGGGTTCGGGCCAGGTGCGCAGATGATGATCTATCCGACGCTGTCGTATCCGGCGGCGATTCGCGGCACGGGCGTCGGCTTCGGGCGTTCGCTGTGCGGCATCGGTCAGGCGCTCGCGCTGTTCGTGCTGCCGATCCTGCAGGCGCGGCTCGGCACGGACATGTTCTGGGTCGTCGCGATCAGCGCCGCCACGCCGATCGTGTTCCTGTTGATCGTGCGTTACGAGCCGACGGCGCGTGACATCGACGACGAGGAAGGCATTGCCTGAACGCGACCGGGAGCGCAACCACCGGTTTCCCGCATCCCGGAATCGGAACAAGTGGATCGCGACTGCACGCAACCTGTTCATGCCACCGGCAACGCGCGAAGGATCTGGTCGACGCATTGCTCGACGGACTTGAACGCTGTATCGATCTGCAGGTGCGGGCGGTCCCACGCGTTGTAATCGCGATCAACGACGTCCTGCCATGTGGGCAACACGAGCCCCGCAATGGTGGACTGCCGTGTTTCGACACGCTGTCGATGCTGCTGCCGATCGGAACATACGATCTCGATTTCGAATACGGGAACACCGATGCGCGCCGCGATGTTCCTGAATGCGTTTCGCGTCACCTCGAGCGGGTTGACGGAATCCGCGACGACGGTTGTTCCGATCGCCAGATTGTCTGCCGCCACGCTGTAGC
It includes:
- a CDS encoding MFS transporter yields the protein MSSIDLNAVTPVSSPIRSASDVARLINTVDSSVSHARMIVLLALGGVFLDAYDLTTLSYGIDDVAREFGLTPALTGLVGSAIMIGTIFGSLIGGWLTDKIGRYQVFMADMLFFVVAAIAAGLAPNVWVLIGARFVMGLGVGIDLPVAMAFLAEFSKFNGRGNKASRLAAWCPMWYVASSACFLLIFGLYFLLPAEHAGWLWRASLIFGAVPALVIILFRNRFMNESPLWAANQGDLANAARILRESYGIHAHEAEDARRAPSQPPVRIRVLFQRPYQGRTIVASVMNLCIPFEYTAIAFFLPSILSQFLGAGVFETIAASLALNVLFAFTGGLLGMRLAHRHASRHVAIAGFALQFVALVALALAGHPHGALAIGFVLLMLGTWLFAEGFGPGAQMMIYPTLSYPAAIRGTGVGFGRSLCGIGQALALFVLPILQARLGTDMFWVVAISAATPIVFLLIVRYEPTARDIDDEEGIA
- a CDS encoding AAA family ATPase encodes the protein MLITFSGLPGTGKSTLASRLAVRLQAVYLRVDSIEQAIRTSGVLDEGAEIGGAGYAVCYSVAADNLAIGTTVVADSVNPLEVTRNAFRNIAARIGVPVFEIEIVCSDRQQHRQRVETRQSTIAGLVLPTWQDVVDRDYNAWDRPHLQIDTAFKSVEQCVDQILRALPVA